The sequence AGTACGGGTAGTAGCTTTATTAGTTCTTCTTGTTTTCACCACGGGTTTGTATTTTGGTGAAAACGTTTCTTTGAAAAATTATGTGCTTGTAACTGTAAATTCGAAAGTTAAAATTATGGATTTTAGTGATCCAATGTATCCAGAAGAAGTTAGCCAATTTTATGCAAAAACTGCTAATAGATCATACGTTAATGGAAATTATGTATATGTTACAGCTAAAAAAAATGGTCTTATGATATTTGATATATCTGATTTAACAAATCCAAAACAAGTTGCAACTGTTAACACTAATGGTGAAACATATGCTCTATATATAAGAGATAATTATGCCTATGTTGTAAATAAAAAAAGATTTTTTGTAGTATTTGACATATCTAATCCTGAAAGTCCAAAGCAGATTAGTCAGCTTGAGTTATTAAGTAATACTAATTCATCTATAAGGATGGCGGATATATGGGTTGAAGGAAAGTATGCATATGTAGCTTGTAAAGGTGATGGTTTTGCGGTAATTGATGTATCAAATCCTAAAAGTCCAAAATTAGTTAGAATAATTAATAATAAAGAGTTCTTTGATAATGACAGCGACTCGTTTGCAGTAACAGTCGGAATATATGCAAAAAAAGATTATCTCTATATGATAGATTGGAGATTTGAATTAGTAGTATATAAAATATCTAAGCCTACAAAACCAAGACCAGTTACAAATCTTGAACTTGGAGAAGGCTCTGTTAATGATATATTTGTGAAAGGAAAGTATGCGTATATTTCACTTAATAAAGGTGTTGCAGTAGTTGATATATCTAACCCTAAAAAACCAAAGAAAATTGTAATGTACAAGACTAATGATTCTGTGCCAGGAAAAGTATATGTCTTAGGAAATTATGCATATGTTCCAGTGGGGTATAAATTAGAAATAGTTGACATATCCAATATAAAAAGACCGAAGAAAGTTAAAACTCTTAAATTAGATGGATATGGACCGCGCGTAACTGGTTTAGGTGAATAATAAAAATAAATATAAATATTTCAAAAAAATGGCTTCGGTGAAGTTTCGAAGCCATTTTTTTAATAATATGATTTATTTATTAAGTGCGTAGTTAAAAGGGGTTAAATCTTTCACATGTATGTGTTTAGAATGACAAGAAAAGGAAATACATCTTAAAATAACAAAAGATCAGGGTGTATTTTAGAATGATGGGAGGATCTAGCGAACTTTAGAATAAGAAAAGAATAATCTTCCTTTAAACGAGCAGTCAATCTTGGCAAAAGTATGGCTAGGACTGTTGGTCTTGTGCTTCTGTCAACATCAGCTTCATTTTATATGGAAATAATTAGTGGAGTGGAAGATATTCTTTCTGCTAATAACTATTATAGCTTTTTATGACATTTGAAACTTTAAATGATAAAGAAACAATTTGTAAAAAAATCGTTTATTATTAGAAAAAAAAGCAAGTGGATGAACTTATCGTTTTTGATCTAGAAGCGAGTGAGGCTTTTGTACATCAAATGTCAGAAATTAAGAAACCGTGTGTATATCTTGAAAAAAATTTAAAAGTTCTAATATATACGGCCTCATTTGATAATGAATTTTGAAGTTTGCTTACTATGCAGCACCTCTTGGAAGCTCATGGCTTCGAAAAAATAGTTTTTGTTATGAGTCTTTTTGATAGTTATCATGTTTTGTAGAGATTAGAAAGTTATAGAAGAAAACTTTTAGAATAGTGGAATAAAGTATGATGAGTCGTTTGTTTTTTTGGATAATTTTACAAAAGAAGACATGGAAAAAGTGAGTGAGGCTATTTTTTTAATCGACCCTGAAGCGATTTTTGCTTCAAACGATGAAATAGCTTTGGGATTTGGTTACAGGGCAAAACAGCTTGGCCATTTACCTACTGAGATACATGCTATAGTAGGTTTTGATGATGATCGTTGAGCAGAATCTTTCTCTTACAACAGTGTGACAACCAAAAATGCCAATAAAAGTTAAATTTCATACAAACGTTCTTGTAAGAAAATCTTGTGGTTGTTGTTTTAAGAGTGATTTTTAAACAACGTGTATGTAACCATAGTTTGTTTTATAAAAAGGCATAGATATATTTTGGATACGAATACTTTTTTGATGATTGTTGTGAATACATAATAAAACGCCAAAAACACCATGCCCTTGGATAAATTTTATTTCTAATGGGAATTAGCAATTTCAAAATTGAATAGAATAGCAAGATGGTGCCTATTATAAAAGATGATTAGAGGAAATATATTTACATTTGTGATGTTGTTATCGACGATATTCGGTTTCCTTTTTTCATGATTAAAGATATTTGTTTCAGGAGAAAACCTAGTTGAAATTTGGATTTTCGCTTTAAAAAATGAGAAAGAAGTTGAAAGAAAACTTATTTGAGTCTTTTTAAAAAATAAAGAGATATAATTGTTATGTGAAAAATTAAATAAAAAACTATTTGGATAACTCTATTAAATTGTACAACACAAATTTTGCATATCATGTGTTCTAGGTATTTTCGTGGTTTACCTTTCTTTTTAGAATATTGCAAAATAAATTCGTAAAATTCTTTGTTGAATTTATAACTTCATCTTTCCCTTTTTTCCTTTTTTGAACAGGCTTGCTTGAAAAATTGACTTAAGTAAAAAATTTTATTATACTTATGAGTAGGAAGGGATGAGATATGTGGTAATTTCATATTATATGTATGTGGGATTTTCGATACTTTCAAATATTTTATATTTTTTCTATAAAGAGCTTGCAGAAGTTTTTTTGGGACTTTCATCAATCTCTTTTTTGATTTTTTTGTATGTAATAGGCTTAAAAATTAAAAGAGAATTAAAGATAAATGTTTTATCCATTTATTATATTGTTTTAAGTCTTGTAATTTTTTCCTTTTTTCCGCTTTATTTGACATCTTCTATTTTTACGTATTTCTTTTCGCAAACTCTTGCTTTACTGTTTGTGCTTTTATACTTAAAATTGATTTTGAGCGTTTTAAAGTCAAGACTATCTATTTTTAATTTAATTTTGTTTTCTATATTAACATTTGGAATATATTCTTATGTGTTTTTTTATAAATTAATAAAAGAAATTGAGAAAAGTTTGACCTGATAAAATAATTGAGTTAAAATATACATGTAAAGTGAATAATTTCCCGAGGGGAGCTCCATATTCCGGAGCTGAGAGGAAGGTGGAAACCTTCGACCCTTAGAACCTGAACCGGGTAATACCGGCGGAGGGACTGGGGAAGAGAAAAAAATGAAATTTTGCCCTCCGGTGGAGGGCAAAATTTTTTTAAGGAGGGATTTAAGATGTGGGATTTAGAAATTTCAAAAATTATAGTAGAAGAATTTACCGAGAAATTAAAAAAAAGTTTAGATGTAGATGTAGCAATTGTTGGAGGGGGGCCTAGTGCGTTAGCCGCTTCATATGTTTTATCGAAAAATGGGTTTAATGTGATAATTTTTGAAGAAAAAAATGAACCAGGAGGTGGGACATGGGGCGGAGGGATGTTATTTAATGAATTAGTTGTAGAGGAAGATGTTGAGTGGTTTTTAGAAGAGCTAGATATGAAATACAAGAAAACTAAAGGGTTTATTTCTATTGATTCCGTACATTTTGCTTCAGCTTTGTTGTACAATTCAACAAAAGTGGGTACAAAAATATTTAATAATGTTTTTGTAGAAGACGTTCTAATGAGCAAAGAGAGAATAAACGGTGTGGTAATTAATTGGGCACCTGTTATAAGGCAAAGGTTACATGTTGATCCTATAACAGTAAAGGCAAAATATGTTATTGATGGTACTGGACATCCTGCAAGTGTAGTTAATATGGTTATAGATAGAAATTTATCAATTGACTTACCTCTAGGAAAAATAAGGGAGTTTCCTATGAATGCAAAAGAAGGTGAAAAATTTGTTCTTGAAAATACTAAAGAAATTTTACCGGGGTTACTTGTAATGGGAATGGCCGCGGTATCTGTTGGGGGTGGTCCAAGAATGGGGCCAATATTCGGTGGTATGTTAAAGTCTGGAATTAAAATTGCAAATATTATTATCGAGAATATTGATGTTGAGGTGAAAGGATGACAATAATAGATGAAATAAAAAGTGGTAAGGTTCCTTCAATTCTTAATGAAATATCAAAAAAAGAAGGAAGAAGTATTGATTATCTTGTAAAAGGATTATTAGATGGGACAATAGTTATACCAAAAAATAATAATCATGTTTCTTTGAAAAATCCAATGGGGATAGGAAAAGGTTTAAAAATAAAAGTTAATGCAAATATTGGTACTTCTTTTGGATATGATGATTTTGAATATGAGTTAGAAAAGTATAGGACATCAAGAAAATATGGAGCAGATAGTGTAATGTTTCTTTCTACATGGGGAGATTTGGATTTTCAGAGAAAAGAGTTATTAACAATTTCGGATATTCCCGTAGGTACTGTTCCAATTTACGATGCAGCGGTCGTAGCATATAAGGAAAATAGGAATGTTGTAGATTTTTCGGAAAAAGATTTTTTGAAAATATTTGAAAAACATGCAAAACAAGGTGTAGATTTTGTTACTTTGCATGTTAGTATTACAAAAGATATTGTAAAAAAACTAAAAAAATCTAATAGAATAATGAAAATAGTAAGTCGTGGCGGTTCTATTATTGCAGGTTGGATAATTAAAAATGGATTTGAAAATCCGTTTTATAGATACTTTGATGAAGTTTTAGATATTGCTAGAGAATATGATGTTACACTGAGTTTAGGAGATTCTTTAAGGCCCGGGAATTTATTTGATTCGTTGGATAGGTTACAATTAGAAGAGTGGTTTATATTTGAAGAGTTAGTTGAAAAAGCTCGAAGTAAGAATGTTCAAGTAATACTGGAGGGGCCTGGGCATGTTCCAATTGATCAAATAGAGTCTACTGTTGAATTAATGAAAAAGTATGGGAAAAATGCTCCAGTGTTTTTACTTGGGCCAATAGTTTTAGATGTTGCACCTGGATATGATCATATTACCTCATCGATTGGATCGGCAATTGCCGCAAAAAGTGGAGCGGATTTTATTTGTTATGTAACTCCCTCGGAACATTTATCATTGCCTTCTGTTGAAGATGTAAAATTAGGGGTTATTTCTTCTAAAATTGCGGCAATGGCTGTAGATTTTTCAAGAGGAAAATTTATTGAGGAAAATTATAAAGTAGCTATTTCAAGAAAAACCTTAAATTTTGAAAACATAAAAAAAGTTGTTTTAGACAAGGAGATAGTTGATAAATATTTAAAGAATAGACCGTTTCACGGGAAAGGTTGTTCAATGTGTGGACCATTTTGTTCATTAAAAATTGTAGAGGAGTATTTGAAAGAATGAAAATAGGAGTTTCAACGAGTGTTATAAGGAGTGATTTTAGATTTTTGAAGTATTTTTTGGAAAAATTCGAAGATTTAGATTTTTATGAATTAGGATTTTTGAGTCCCTTATTTGTGAATAACTTGTTTAATTTGAAAAAGTCATTTGGAATACATGCTCCATTTATATTTAAGATGGATTTTCATCCTAAATTAACGTGCAATGATTATCATGAAACATTTAGGAAGATTAGGCAAAGTGCTTTTATGGCCAAGTATTTATCTGCCAAATATTTAATAGTACATTATCCAGATACATTACAATTGCAAGATTGGAAAGATAATTTTAAATTATTGGATGAATTAAAAGGTATTATTAAGATTAGGATTGAAAATACATTTGGGAATAAATATTTTTATGCGGCAAAAGATTACAAATTTTTATGTGAAGAATTGGGGTTGACTATGTGTGTTGATATTGGACATCTTTTACTTGATGAAAGGATAAATCCATTTGATTTTATAGAAGAATTGTCAGATTTTGTAGAAGAATTTCATGTGTATTACGCAGATGATAAGACTTATAAAAAATGTCATCATTTACCGTGGTCTGATAATGAAAAATACATAAATTTGTTAAATTTTATAAAAGAATTTGATGTGGATATAGTAATTGAAGCAACACCAGACTGCAAAGGGTTAGATAGACTTTTGAATTTCTGGAGGTGAATTATGAAAAAATTATTAATAATTTCAGGATTTGATCCTTCGTCAGGTGCTGGTTTAATACAAGATGTTGGTATTGCTACTGCTATGGGGATGAGTGTATATTCAGCAGTCAGTGCATTTACCAAACAAACGCTCGAAAAGACATATAATGTAAAATTTAGAGAGATTTCAGAAATTTTAGATGAGATAGAGTTATTAGAAGATGTAAGTGTGGTAAAAGTTGGAGTAGCACAACCTAAAATAATAAAGGAATTGAGAAATCTTTTTAAAAATTCAACAATTGTTTGGAATCCAGCTTTGGAATCTTCAAGCGGATTTAAATTTTTAGATGAGGAAGAAGTAAAAAGATATATGAAATTTGCAGATTATATTGTTGTTAATAGCGTTGAAGCAAAGAAAGTTGGAATATTTGATAATATGGTTATTACAGGTGGACATGAAAATACGGAGATGATAGAAATAAAATATAAAGGTAAGGTTTTTCAACATGAAAGGATAAGAGGTAATTTTAGGGGGACAGGTTGTGTGTTTTCAACATTGTTTTCTTCGCTTTTGGTTTTAGGATATACTCCTGAAGAGTCAATCAAAAGGGCATCGGAAATTTTAGTTAGAGTTTTGAAGAGATCTAAAGACAGAGTGCAGGTTGAATTATTAACAAGAGAATGGCAAAAAGTTGAAGTCTTAGATGAATTAAATAGTATAGTAATGGATATTATGGAAATAGGTCATTTGACTATTCCAGAAGTTGGACAAAATGTTTCGTATGCATTACCTTGGGCGGAAAGTGAAGAGGAAGTGGCAAAGTTTCCCGGAAGAATAAGGTTGGTTTTTGGCAAGCCTCATTTTTTAGGTGATGCAACTTATAAGGGGAAATCTCATACTGCAAGGATGACACTGGAAATGATGAAAAAATTCCCTTATATAAGGTGTACGACAAATATAAAATTTAATGAAAAATACGTAGAAAAAGCAAATAAAATAGGTCTAAAAGTGTATGAGCATTTAAGATATTTGGAGCCTAAAATGGTAAAAGAAAAAGAAGGACAGTCTTTGAGATGGGGAATTGCAAACATTATACAAGATTTAGATAAATCACCTGATATAATATATGATAAAGGTTTTTGGGGAAAAGAAGCAATGATAAGAGTTTTTGGAAGAAATCCTAGAGAGGTTATTGAAAAGGTAAAAAGTGTAATTTTCTAAAAAAGACTCCTTTATAGTTAAATATTGTTTTTTATTTATTGAATTTGCCTTATTTTGTGGTATTATATATTTAGGCAAACTAGAAAAAGGAGGATTTCTATGAAAAAAATTGCAGTTATGACTAGCGGTGGAGATGCTCCAGGAATGAATGCTGCTGTACGTGCTGTTGTTCGTTATGCTGTAAAAAATGATATAAAGGTTTTAGGTATTCAAAGAGGTTATGCTGGGTTATTGGATGAAGATTTTATAGAAATGGATTTTGCATCTGTTGGGGGAATAATGGAAAAAGGAGGGACTATCCTAAGAAGTAGTAGATGCCCTGAATTTGTAAGAAAAGAGACTAGAAGGGAAGCAGCATCAATTCTTGCAAAGCATGGAGTAGAAGGATTAATTGTAATTGGTGGAGAAGGTAGTTTACACGGTGCGATGTTTTTAGAAGAGGAACAAAAGGTGCCAGTTGTAGGAATTCCAGGAACGATAGATAACGATATTGCAATGACTGATATGAGCATTGGAGTAGATACATGCTTAAACACTGTTGTTGATGCTATACAAAAATTAAAAGATACTGCATCATCGCATGAAAGAGCATTTATTGTAGAAGTTATGGGGCGTTCATCTGGTTACATTGCTACAGTGGCTGGGTTAGTTACTGGAGCAGAAGCTATAGTAATTCCAGAAATACCCGTTAATTATGAAGCTCTTGGAAATAAGATCCTGAAGGAAAGAGAAAGGGGAAAAATTAATTGTATAGTTGTAGTGGCAGAAGGTGCGGCAAGTGCTTATACAGTTGCAAGACATCTTGAACATAGAATAGGATATGAGACTAGAATAACAATATTAGGACACATTCAACGTGGAGGTTCCCCTACTGCTTTTGATAGATTGTTGGCATCTAGAATGGGAGTTGCAGCTGTTGAGTTTTTAAAAAGGGGTCAAAGTTATGTTATGATGGCTTTACAGGGAGGAAAAATTGTTCCAGTAAAGCTCGATGAAGTATTAAAACAAAAGAAGTCATTGAATATGGAATTAGTGGAATTAACGGCTTTATTGTCATGATGGTAGTAAAGTTTAGCAATGGGTATGTTTGGAAAGATGGTAACTTTGTAAAAAAGGACTTTTTTGTAGAAGGAAACAAATTTGTTTATCCAAAAAAATTTGATAAAGAAGTTAACCTGGAAGGGAAATATATTCTTCCGGGTTTTTCTGATTCACATGCACATATTTTAGGTGTAGGAATAAAAAAATTAACTTTAGATTTAAGTGATGAAAATTTTGAAAAAATTCTAGATATAGATAGTGATATAATTTTAGGAAGAGGCTGGGAAAAGATAGATAATAAAGATTTTTTTGATACAGTTAAATCTCCAGTTATTTTGATTAGAAAGTGTGGTCATGTTGCATTTCTAAATAGGAAAGCGCAAAGGCTTTTGAAAATTAACAATTATTATATTTTCGAAGATGAAATAGAAAAAATATGGGAATACATCCCTTCTGAATTTTTGGTAAGGGCTTTTAAAGAGGGGATAAATGAGTTTTTAAAACATGGGATTACGAGTGTACATTCAGATGATTTACATGGGATTTCATTTGAATTGTTAAAGAGACTTTTGAAAGAGAGTAAATTACGTGTATATGAAAAATTATGTACAAAAAATCCATGGGAATTTGAGTTTGGTAGCTATGGAATATCAAAAATTTTTGGTATAAAGCTTTTTGCAGATGGTTCATTAGGTGGTAAAACAGCATTTTTATCTAAAACGTATAAAAATAATAGTGGTTTTGGTATTTTTACTTTGCCGGATAATTTTAGTGATATAGTGGAATTTGCAGAGAAAAATAACTTGCAAGTATGTGTTCATACAATAGGTGATGAGGCACTAAGTAGAACTATTGAGGCATTTGGAAAGAAAACAGGTCATAGAATTATTCATGCACAATTTGTAAAAAAAAGGGACTTTGAAAAGCTATCTTCCTTTAGTTTTTCTGTACAACCTCATTTTTTCTTTGAAGATTTGAATTTAATATCTAGTGTTGATTTTAGTAATATACTTTTATATCCTTTTAGAAATATGTATGAAAATAATATTTTGATTTCTTTTTCAAGTGATGGACCAGTTTCACCAATTTCCCCTTTATATGTAATTCAAGCTGCTTTAAAATTGGGCTTTTCCTTTAGCGAGTCAATCTCATTGTATACTGAATTTTCTGGAAAACTAATTAAAGAAAATATTGGGGTTATAAAACCCCAATATCTGGCTGATTTTATTATTTTTAAAGATAAAACGTTAAGAAATTTAGAAAAAGTTTTTGTAAACGGTGAACTTGTTTATGATACCTTAACTCTGAATCCATAAGTTTGTCCTACTTTCCTTTTTAGATCTTTTATCATACCTTTAACACATTCAATACAACTTGTATCTACTTCAAATAGACAAATTTTATTTGGGTACAGTGTATAGTGTGGTCTGTATGGATTAGGGGTTAGATTTGGCATTATTACATTTGCCCCAGACTTAAGAGCCATTTGTCTTCCAAATGGATGAAGACTTCCCATAGCAGTGGTTGCAGGAATATTTGCAGTGGGAATTAATATTCTGGCAAGCGCTATTATTTTTAAGGTTAGTTTTAAATCACCACCTTTTGCATTTTTCAAAGGAGTATTTGGATTTGGAATAAATGGACCAATACCTATCATGTCTGAATCAAGTTCTTTTAAAAAGAGTAGATCTTTTGCTAATTCTCTAGCTCCTTGCCCGGGTAATCCAACCATGCACCCCGCTCCAACTTCATAGCCTAATTCTTTTAACTTAAAAAGGTGTTTTTTTCTATTTTCAAAAGTATCATGTGGATGAAGGTTATTGTATAATTCTTCATCTGCCGTTTCGTGTCTCATTAGGTATCTATCGGCACCGGCATCTTTCCAAATTTTATATTCTTTAAAATCTCTTTCGCCAATGCTTAGAGTTATAGCAACGTTAAGTGATTTTATTCTTTTTATTAGCTTTTCAATTATTTCAGTGGTATAGTAAGGATCTTCACCTGACTGTAAAACTATTGTTTTTATGTTTTTTTCTGATATTAATTTAGCTCTTCTAAAAATTTCATCGGGGCTCATTCTGTATCTTTTTATTTTATTATTTGGGGCCCTTAATCCGCAATATAGACAATCCATTTTACAGTAGTTAGAAAATTCTATAATTGCTCTTATGTGTATTTCATCACCTACGTATTTTTTCCTAATTTCATCAGCAAATGATAAGATTTCATTGTCGTATTTGTTGGTAGATATTAGATATTCAAGTACTTCAAGTGTAACATTATCTTTTTGAATTTTTTTCAGCATTTCTAGCATATTTTATCACCTCTAAAAGTAGTTTTCTTAAATATTCATCATCTTTGGAATGGATATTTTCACAGAAAATAATATATTCACTATCTTCATAAAGTACTTCCGGTGGGAGATAATATTCATTTCCCGCTTTTTCTATGAAACTTATTCTTTTACCAATTTTTTTGTTTATCCATATTTTACAATTGTATTTCTTTGCTATTTTATTTAACAAATCCTTTAGTTTAAAATCTGACATCTCTCTCACCTTTGTCTATTTTGTTTAGACCATCTTTTACTGTTTCTTTTTGTTTTGTGTCAAGTTTTTCTACTTCCGTTTTTATTACTTTTTTTCCTATTTTATACGTTTTTTCAGAAGCATAATCATTTAGGTATTCATTTAATGTAAATAATGCATTTGGAGTACAAAATCTTTTTACAAAACCTGGAATTGCAAATTCCATGAAGTGTTCGCCTGTTCTTCCTGCTCTATAACAAGCAGTACAAAAAGATGGGATATAGTTTTCTTTTAAAAGTTCATAGATAACTTCATCTAATGTTCTTGTGTCGCCAAGAATAAATTGACTTTTTTTAATTACTTCTGGATCTTTTTCAGAATATGAACCAACACCTATGCTTGAGCCAGCATCAATTTGTGAAACTCCAAGTTTTAAAACTTCTCTTCTTATATTCATTGGTTCTCTTGCAGTTAATATTAACCCTGTATATGGCACAGCTAGTCTTAAGATGGCAACTATCTTTTTAAAATCTTCGTCGTTAACTTGATATGGAGGCCTTTTTGCTGTGGGAGTTCCAACAGCTGGTTCTATTCTTGGAAATGAAATTGTGTGAGGTCCTACTCCAAATCTTTCTTCAAGGTGAATGGTATGATAAATAAGACCCATAACTTCAAATTTCCAATCGTATAATCCAAATAAAGCTCCAATTCCAACATCATCAATTCCAGCAAGCATGGCTCTATCAAGTCCATATAGTCTCCACGCAAAATTAGATTTTGGCCCTCTAGGATGCATTTTTTTGTACGTTGGTATGTGATATGTTTCTTGGAATATTTGGAATGTTCCTATACCAACTTCTTTTATTATTTTATATCCTTCAACGGTTTGTGGTGCAGCATTGACATTTACTCTCCTTATTTCACCGTTTCCAACTTTTGTGTTATAAATATTATCAATTGTCTTTGCAATGAACTGAGGTGAATACATAGGATGTTCACCGTAGACAACTATAAGTCGTTTGTGACCTTTCGTTACAAGTGCTTTTACCTCATCTTTTAGTTTTTCTATAGATAGGGTTTTCCTAATAACATCTTTGTTTGAAATTCTAAATCCACAATATTCACAATCGTTTATACATTCGTTTCCTATATAAAGTGGTGCAAATAATACAATTCTATTTCCATATACTTTTTCTTTTAATTTTCTTGCTGCTTCAAAAATTTCTTCCCACAATTCATCCGAGTTGGCATTTAGTAAAGTTGCAACTTCATACGGTGTAAGCCTTTCTTTATTGAGTGATTTTTGGAGAATATTGCGTATTTTTTCACTTTCTGGATTTTTTGTAGATTCAAGTATGGAAAGAATTTCGCCAGTGTTAATAAAGGTTTTTTCATTTTCATTTTCTTTTACAAAAACATACATAATTATGCCTCCTTTTTTATTAATAAACTTTTTACTTTTACGGTTTTTAATTGTCCTAATTTTCCGGTAAAACTTCCAAGAGTATCATTATTTGCTTTGAAAAGCAAAAAGATAACAGCACTATTTTCTTCCTCAATAGGATATCCAACTCTTAATTTTATATACTTTGAGTAGTTATGTAATATCTCATTTACTTTGTCATATATATCGTTCCTGTTTCCTACCACAATATTTATAGAGTAGAAATTTTCCATAAAAAATCCCCCTTTCCAAAAATACCAAGGAAAGGGGGAAAAATCCCTTATAACTTTTCACCCCTTTCCTTGGTCTCAGGTAGTTCCCTCAACCTCAGAAAGGAACTATTTAATTTCGAAAGATTACGTACTATTCAGCTGCTACTTTATTTTTAACTGATCTATCTGTATAGTGCGTATGTAACAGTTCGTGAGCAATGTGACTATATGGTTTTTCAAGGAATTCTTCATATAGTTTTTGAACATCTGGGTTTTCATGTGATCTTCTAAGTGTACTAAGTTCATCTATTGAATAAATAGCCATTGCACGTTTTTTGAGTATTTCTGGATCAAGGCTCTTTGGTTGTCCTCCACCACCGATACATCCACCAGGACAAGCCATAATTTCGATAAAATCGTAATATCTTCTTCCATCTCTTATGTCATCTAACAATTTTTTTACATTGGCTGTACCATGCGCAATTGCAATTTTTATTTTTTTACCTTCAATATCAATTTCTGCTTCTTTAATACCGTTTAATCCTCTTACATCGTCGAATTCTAGTTTTGGCAGTTGTTTGTTTGTTATTATTTCGTATGCGGTTCTAAGTGCAGCTTCCATAACTCCACCGGTTACACCGAATATTGCACCTGCACCAGTGGAAGTGCCAAGTGGATTGTCAAATTCTTCATCTTTTAATCCGGCAAAGTTAATTTCTTTTATTTTTATTAATTTTGCAAGTTCTCTTGTGGTTATGACGTAATCTGTTGGCTGAATTTCTCTTCCATCTTCGAGTTTAATTTTTTGCTGAGGTCTTTTTATTTCATCTTTTTTGGCAGTACATGGCATTACAGATACCATAACAATATCTTCTGGATCTACACCGATCTTCTTGGCAAAATATGTTTTAACTACTGAACTCATCATCTGTTGTGGAGATTTAGCACTTGATACATTTGGGATAAATTCAGGATATTCCTTTTCAAGAAGATTTATCCAACCTGGGCAACAACTTGTAAACATTGGAAATGGTCCGCCTTCTTTTAACCTTCCAATTAACTCTGTCCCTTCTTCCATAATAGTAAGATCTGCTGCAAAGTTTGTGTCAAATACATAATCAAAACCAAGTTTTTTTAAAGAT comes from Thermosipho affectus and encodes:
- a CDS encoding LVIVD repeat-containing protein, with the translated sequence MNKLFKVRVVALLVLLVFTTGLYFGENVSLKNYVLVTVNSKVKIMDFSDPMYPEEVSQFYAKTANRSYVNGNYVYVTAKKNGLMIFDISDLTNPKQVATVNTNGETYALYIRDNYAYVVNKKRFFVVFDISNPESPKQISQLELLSNTNSSIRMADIWVEGKYAYVACKGDGFAVIDVSNPKSPKLVRIINNKEFFDNDSDSFAVTVGIYAKKDYLYMIDWRFELVVYKISKPTKPRPVTNLELGEGSVNDIFVKGKYAYISLNKGVAVVDISNPKKPKKIVMYKTNDSVPGKVYVLGNYAYVPVGYKLEIVDISNIKRPKKVKTLKLDGYGPRVTGLGE
- a CDS encoding DUF4234 domain-containing protein, with the translated sequence MRYVVISYYMYVGFSILSNILYFFYKELAEVFLGLSSISFLIFLYVIGLKIKRELKINVLSIYYIVLSLVIFSFFPLYLTSSIFTYFFSQTLALLFVLLYLKLILSVLKSRLSIFNLILFSILTFGIYSYVFFYKLIKEIEKSLT
- a CDS encoding sulfide-dependent adenosine diphosphate thiazole synthase, translated to MWDLEISKIIVEEFTEKLKKSLDVDVAIVGGGPSALAASYVLSKNGFNVIIFEEKNEPGGGTWGGGMLFNELVVEEDVEWFLEELDMKYKKTKGFISIDSVHFASALLYNSTKVGTKIFNNVFVEDVLMSKERINGVVINWAPVIRQRLHVDPITVKAKYVIDGTGHPASVVNMVIDRNLSIDLPLGKIREFPMNAKEGEKFVLENTKEILPGLLVMGMAAVSVGGGPRMGPIFGGMLKSGIKIANIIIENIDVEVKG
- the thiC gene encoding phosphomethylpyrimidine synthase ThiC, which gives rise to MTIIDEIKSGKVPSILNEISKKEGRSIDYLVKGLLDGTIVIPKNNNHVSLKNPMGIGKGLKIKVNANIGTSFGYDDFEYELEKYRTSRKYGADSVMFLSTWGDLDFQRKELLTISDIPVGTVPIYDAAVVAYKENRNVVDFSEKDFLKIFEKHAKQGVDFVTLHVSITKDIVKKLKKSNRIMKIVSRGGSIIAGWIIKNGFENPFYRYFDEVLDIAREYDVTLSLGDSLRPGNLFDSLDRLQLEEWFIFEELVEKARSKNVQVILEGPGHVPIDQIESTVELMKKYGKNAPVFLLGPIVLDVAPGYDHITSSIGSAIAAKSGADFICYVTPSEHLSLPSVEDVKLGVISSKIAAMAVDFSRGKFIEENYKVAISRKTLNFENIKKVVLDKEIVDKYLKNRPFHGKGCSMCGPFCSLKIVEEYLKE
- a CDS encoding sugar phosphate isomerase/epimerase yields the protein MKIGVSTSVIRSDFRFLKYFLEKFEDLDFYELGFLSPLFVNNLFNLKKSFGIHAPFIFKMDFHPKLTCNDYHETFRKIRQSAFMAKYLSAKYLIVHYPDTLQLQDWKDNFKLLDELKGIIKIRIENTFGNKYFYAAKDYKFLCEELGLTMCVDIGHLLLDERINPFDFIEELSDFVEEFHVYYADDKTYKKCHHLPWSDNEKYINLLNFIKEFDVDIVIEATPDCKGLDRLLNFWR
- a CDS encoding thiamine-phosphate synthase family protein, whose product is MKKLLIISGFDPSSGAGLIQDVGIATAMGMSVYSAVSAFTKQTLEKTYNVKFREISEILDEIELLEDVSVVKVGVAQPKIIKELRNLFKNSTIVWNPALESSSGFKFLDEEEVKRYMKFADYIVVNSVEAKKVGIFDNMVITGGHENTEMIEIKYKGKVFQHERIRGNFRGTGCVFSTLFSSLLVLGYTPEESIKRASEILVRVLKRSKDRVQVELLTREWQKVEVLDELNSIVMDIMEIGHLTIPEVGQNVSYALPWAESEEEVAKFPGRIRLVFGKPHFLGDATYKGKSHTARMTLEMMKKFPYIRCTTNIKFNEKYVEKANKIGLKVYEHLRYLEPKMVKEKEGQSLRWGIANIIQDLDKSPDIIYDKGFWGKEAMIRVFGRNPREVIEKVKSVIF